GGAAACAAGATTTCTGCGACTGTCAGAACGGATTTTCGGCCCCGGGCTGAGTAACGGGCTGCGCTCACCGGAGGAGTGCGATTCTGTGTGCTGGCATCCTGCCGAGCTTGCGCTGGTGTATGCCGTGCTTCATCTTGCGGAGTGTGGATGCAGAAATAAAAGCAAGAGTGCCATGTATAGCTTGAATATGCCAGTTGCGAAAACGGGCCCAGGACGAGGGCGCCACTGCGGGGAATTTCGGCGATATGGTATATATGGGCATCGTTACCTCATGCGGCGACATCATTCTCGTACAGATCATCTCATCTACTTTTCCATCgcatctccatctcgaaACATGTTCcgcactcttcctctcctccgcACCGCCCGCACCGCCCTCAGGCAAACGGCCCCCGTCGCGCTCCGACCACAGcccctcgccctctcccTCAGGCCCCTCGCTGCCAGGGGTTACGCCGCTGCCGCCGGTCTCAGCAAGGACGACATTACTGTTAGGATCCTCGATGTCTTGAAGAGCTTTGAGAAGGTTGACAGCAGCAAGGTGCGTGGCGACGCTTCCTCAGACCGTTTGGCAGGCGGCCAAGGAGGGGTGGAGGGTTTGTGGTAATAGCGGAACGCTGATTGGGTAAACCGAATTATATGTGCTATCCCCCCCTTTTTCGTCGTCATCTACGGTCTTTCCACTGTCTATATCCACCCTCGCCGACCGCGGCTTGTAGCTCACAAACAACGCTTCATTCACCAGCGATCTCGGCCTTGACTCTCTTGACGCTGTCGAGGTTGTCATGGCcattgaagaggaattCGCTATTGAGATTCCTGATGCCGAGGCCGATGAGATCACAACTGTCCAGGATGGTAAGTGACGAGATCCATATCATGCTGTTATTCGGTGCTGACCCTTTTTTCCCCATCTAGCTATCAACTATGTTGCCAACGTGAGTAGTGTATCGTACAGGTGTCGAGAAGGAGACTGACGCCATGACGACTGTTTGCGGAAACAAAAGACCTCTGAAGGTAAGCCGGTATCATATTTTTCTTGTGCATGAAGATGCTGATTGATATGAATACAGCGCATTAATTATTCTAATGAGGGTGTTTTGAGTATGCAGTCTTCATTCATAATCTACACTTTTTGTCAAAACGGCGGCTTTCTTCACTTTTCTGAATGCTGATCTGAGAACGGGCGGGGGAGTGTTCTGAAACTTGCAGAATCGTATGGTTGTGGTAAGACAAGTGTCATGTCGTATTAAATCCCACATTTTTTTGTGCTCAACATGTAACAACTGATCAAAAAACGTCCCCGTCGTCAGTACCACCCCAGCTGTGAACGTCGGGTTGCATAATTCGGCCAACTATAGTTGGCACCAGTGTCGTCCGGGAAAAGTGCCAATCATAGGATGCGTTGAC
The genomic region above belongs to Cryptococcus neoformans var. neoformans JEC21 chromosome 4 sequence and contains:
- a CDS encoding acyl carrier protein (acp), putative, producing the protein MFRTLPLLRTARTALRQTAPVALRPQPLALSLRPLAARGYAAAAGLSKDDITVRILDVLKSFEKVDSSKLTNNASFTSDLGLDSLDAVEVVMAIEEEFAIEIPDAEADEITTVQDAINYVANTSEAH